The genomic window TATCTTCTGGGCTATCACTTTTTGGATAAGCTGGCGTTAAGTTTAGTATCACACTAATACGGTGATTCGGATTAAGTCTGTGACACGCTTCAACTGCCATTGAGCTTGCTAATTGTGTGTTGTATCCTACTTGAATTGCTGCTTTAAAGTCATTCTTCGCTGGATAGTGGAAGTCACCTAAGTAACCTGCTTCAACTGGAACGATGGGTTCATTGAATGTAAACCACGTATCAACTAAATCACCAAACAATTCAAAACACGTCGCTGCATAATCTCGGAAAGCATACACTGTTTCTTTATTTTCCCAGCCACCCTTTTCTTGTAGTGCAAAAGGAATATCAAAGTGATATAAGTTCATCATTAACTTGATGCCTTTGTCGTTGATGCGTTTGAATACATCTCGGTAAAATTCAACTGCTTGTTGATTTACTTCGCCTACACCTTCAGGTATTAATCTTGACCATTGAATCGACGTTCTAAAGGTTGTGTGTCCCGTCTTTTCTAGAAACTCAATATCATCTATATAATTCTTATAAAATGTCGACGTTTGACTTGGTCCAACACCGTTATGGAATTTCTCTGGAGCTTCTTGAAACCAATAATCCCAATTGCTCATCCCTTTTCCATCGCCTGGTTGAATTCCTTCACTTTGTGGTCCTGAAGTCGATGTTCCCCATAAAAACCCATCTGGAAATTTATACATATAAACGTGCCCTCCTTGAATTTATAACTTACTCATGTGAATCCTTCCGCTTTAAAATCAAGCAGTTGAATTGAATTCAGTTACATCTTATAACCCTATTCTATTTCTCACACGCCTAATTGTAAATGCTTTCAAGGTTAAACATTTTCCTCTATGAAGCGGAAAGTCAAACATTAGGATAAATGGATTGTTCTGTGGTATTCGTTGTAATTGGAACAATAATATCAGATCCTTTCAGTTAACAACCTCAGACTAGCCAACAAACAACTCAATCTTTCTATAAAGACACAAAAACCGCTAGTACCTTATTCGATACTAGC from Aerococcaceae bacterium DSM 111021 includes these protein-coding regions:
- a CDS encoding glycoside hydrolase family 1 protein, translated to MYKFPDGFLWGTSTSGPQSEGIQPGDGKGMSNWDYWFQEAPEKFHNGVGPSQTSTFYKNYIDDIEFLEKTGHTTFRTSIQWSRLIPEGVGEVNQQAVEFYRDVFKRINDKGIKLMMNLYHFDIPFALQEKGGWENKETVYAFRDYAATCFELFGDLVDTWFTFNEPIVPVEAGYLGDFHYPAKNDFKAAIQVGYNTQLASSMAVEACHRLNPNHRISVILNLTPAYPKSDSPEDKKAARIAELFQAKSFLDPSVNGEYPAELVEIIKEADALPDYTQEELDIIKNNTVDFLGVNYYQPLRVQAPSHTGDFDVALGLENYFDNYIMPGRKINPHRGWEIYEQGMYDIAMDIKDNYDNIEWVLTENGMGVEGEEKFKLDGMIQDDYRIEFIQDHLKELHRAIQDGANCHGYMLWTFIDCWSWLNSYKNRYGLVELDLDTQEKTMKKSGYWFKELSDNNGF